The genomic window CGAAGAGCTTAAATCAACCGCCACACAAGTAACTCAGGACATTCGCGGCGTCAGCAAGGTACATAACGAACTTGCCATTGCAGCCACCTTACCTGCCGCCCAACGCCTGACCGATAGCTGGATAACCACCAACGTAGTGAGTCAGTTGGCAACCAATAACCGCATCGATTCTTCCAAGATTGAGGTGACGACAGAAAATGCCAGTGTCTACCTGATGGGCATCGTCGCTCGCTCAGAAGCTGACATGATCGTCAATGAAGTATCCACCGTTCGTGGCGTTCAGCGTATTGTCAAGGTATTTGACTATCTGGATTAACCTGATTCAGCCGATCCCTAAAATCACTACCTTGTTGCCAATAAAAAAGCCTCAGTTAACTGAGGCTTTTTTATGACTGACTGAATTCAGGAAACCCTTTACTTGATGACACGTAACGTCGGCTTTTTACTGCCTTTCTTGGTGTCTTTGGTCTCAGCTTGCTTGCTTTCCTGAGACTTAACGCCTTGCTCTTTACCGTCACCAAGCCCAGAAGACGATTCAGCAATTGATAGTGCGGGCTTATGCTCTTGGTCAGCATCCTTTGCCTTGCCCGTGCCCGCAGGCTCACTGGACGCAGCTTCTGGTGCATCAAGTTCAGGCTCATGGCCAAATACCATACCTGCCCCGTTTTCTCTTGCATAGATGGCAATCAAGGCCGGGATAGGAATCATCACCTGCATGGGATGGCCACCAAAGCGGGCATTGAACCCTATGGCATCATTTTCAATCATAAGGTCACGCACAGCGTTCGGCGCAACATTCAGCACAATCTGGCCGTTCTGGACGAACTGACGAGGCACCTCAACGTCAGGCAAAGTAGCATCGACGACTAAATAAGGCGTTAATTCGTTATCTACCAGCCACTCATAAAGTGCTCTTGCCAGATAGGGACGACTAGAGTGCATCTTGCTCCCCTGTTTTAATGCCCGCACCACCCCTGACTCTCCAGGGCGGCGCGGTTAATGTGTGTTAAGCGCGCATCTCTTTTTCAAATTCGTTCAATGCTGCCTGAAAGGTTTCACGCTCAAAGACCCGCGTCATGTAATCAATCAGCGGCTGCACCTGCTTCTCAGGTAGCTCGATATTCAGCTCAGGCAGTCGCCAAAGAATCGGTGCCAGGCAACAGTCAACCAGGGTAAATTCATCACTCATGAAGAAAGGCATGTCTTCAAAAATAGGTGAAATACCCACCAGGCTTTCACGTAATTCCTTACGCGCCTTATCCGCTTCTTTCTTACTCCCCGTACGAATCGTATCCACCAGCGGGCACCATTCACGCTCTACGCGGTGCATCCACAGACGGCTTTGCGCCCGCGCCACAGGATAAACAGGCAACAGCGGAGGATGTGGAAAGCGTTCGTCCAGATACTCCATCATCACCTTGGATTCATACAACACCAGATCGCGATCCAGCAATGTCGGCACGCTGTTATAAGGGTTAAGCTCAGCAAGTTCCTGCGGTGGCTGTTCGTCGTTAACATCGACGATATCCACCGTCACCCCTTTTTCAGCTAATACAATACGCACACGATGACTAAAATGGTCATCATTGCCCGAATAGAAGATCATCGACGACCGTTTGGCCACAACACCCATGAAATCATCCTCACATCAAATCAACTTGACATCATAACACGCAACCAAGGCGA from Halomonas sp. CH40 includes these protein-coding regions:
- a CDS encoding ClpXP protease specificity-enhancing factor, translating into MHSSRPYLARALYEWLVDNELTPYLVVDATLPDVEVPRQFVQNGQIVLNVAPNAVRDLMIENDAIGFNARFGGHPMQVMIPIPALIAIYARENGAGMVFGHEPELDAPEAASSEPAGTGKAKDADQEHKPALSIAESSSGLGDGKEQGVKSQESKQAETKDTKKGSKKPTLRVIK
- a CDS encoding BON domain-containing protein, giving the protein MLQKTSSRFYLALAITAVLLLAGCATQTAHNPNNYGTRPSDVVAIDNTIASEVESALKRADRRLAQARIKAHAFNGEVLLVGQVPSEELKSTATQVTQDIRGVSKVHNELAIAATLPAAQRLTDSWITTNVVSQLATNNRIDSSKIEVTTENASVYLMGIVARSEADMIVNEVSTVRGVQRIVKVFDYLD
- the sspA gene encoding stringent starvation protein A, with amino-acid sequence MGVVAKRSSMIFYSGNDDHFSHRVRIVLAEKGVTVDIVDVNDEQPPQELAELNPYNSVPTLLDRDLVLYESKVMMEYLDERFPHPPLLPVYPVARAQSRLWMHRVEREWCPLVDTIRTGSKKEADKARKELRESLVGISPIFEDMPFFMSDEFTLVDCCLAPILWRLPELNIELPEKQVQPLIDYMTRVFERETFQAALNEFEKEMRA